A stretch of the Benincasa hispida cultivar B227 unplaced genomic scaffold, ASM972705v1 Contig591, whole genome shotgun sequence genome encodes the following:
- the LOC120069795 gene encoding protein CLAVATA 3: MALPSSSKFISSFAFFSLLLLIFFLFSSDYYCCWRVARCRCRCVSGKPPVSRALQISRKMLQEMKKEMEEGVDGDKRWWPAGEWEQLRRVPSGPDPLHHNGGSPKKPRTP; this comes from the exons ATGGCACTACCTTCTTCCTCTAAATTCATATCTTCCTTTgcctttttttcccttctcctTCTCatattcttcctcttttcttctg attattattgCTGCTGGAGAGTTGCCCGTTGCCGTTGCCGTTGTGTTTCCGGTAAGCCGCCCGTCTCTCGAGCGCTTCAAATCAGCCGGAAG ATGCTTCAAGAGATGAAGAAGGAGATGGAGGAGGGAGTTGACGGCGACAAGAGATGGTGGCCGGCGGGGGAGTGGGAGCAGTTGCGCAGGGTGCCGTCGGGACCTGACCCATTACACCATAATGGTGGAAGCCCAAAAAAGCCTAGAACTCCTTGA